The following coding sequences are from one Vulpes vulpes isolate BD-2025 chromosome 12, VulVul3, whole genome shotgun sequence window:
- the BCAR1 gene encoding breast cancer anti-estrogen resistance protein 1 isoform X4, whose protein sequence is MNYLNVLAKALYDNVAESPDELSFRKGDIMTVLERDTQGLDGWWLCSLHGRQGIVPGNRLKILVGMHDKKPAGPGPGPPVTSAQPQPGLHAPGAQYTPMLPATYQPQPDSVYLVPTPSKTQQGLYQAPGPSSQFQSPPAKQTSTFSKQMPHHPFPNPAPDLYQVPPGPGSPAQDIYQVPPSAGIGHDIYQVPPSMDARSWEGTKPPAKVVVPTRVGQGYVFEASQPEQDEYDIPRHLLAPGPQDIYDVPPVRGLLPSQYGQEVYDTPPMAVKGPNGRDPSLDVYDVPPSVEKGLPLTNHHAVYDVPPSVSKDVPDGPLLREETYDVPPAFAKAKPFDPTRHPLVLAAPPPDSLPAEDVYDVPPPAPDLYDVPPGLRRPGPGALYDVPRERLLPPEAADGGVADDNVYAVPPPAEREAPMDAKRLSASSTGSTRSSQSASSLEAAVPGREPLELEVAVEALARLQQGVSATVAHLLDLAGSVSGCGSWRSTSEPPEPLLQDLRAAVAAVQGAVHELLEFARSAIGNAAHTSDRTLHAKLSRQLQKMEDVYQTLVAHGQALDSGRGAPGATPEDLDRLVACSRAVPEDAKQLASFLHGNASLLFRRTKAPGPGPEGGGPLHPNPIDKASSIQSRPLPSPPKFTSQDSPDGQYENSEGGWMEDYDYVHLQGKEEFEKTQKELLEKGNIMRQGKGQLELQQLKQFERLEQEVSRPIDHDLANWTPAQPLAPGRTGSLGPSDRQLLLFYLEQCEANLTTLTNAVDAFFTAVATNQPPKIFVAHSKFVILSAHKLVFIGDTLSRQAKAADVRSQVTHYSNLLCDLLRGIVATTKAAALQYPSPAAAQDMVDRVKELGHSTQQFRRVLGQLAAA, encoded by the exons ATGAACTACCTG AATGTGCTGGCCAAAGCCCTCTATGACAACGTGGCTGAGTCCCCGGATGAGCTCTCCTTCCGCAAGGGTGACATCATGACAGTGCTGGAGCGGGACACACAGGGCCTGGATGGCTGGTGGCTCTGCTCACTGCATGGGCGCCAAGGCATTGTGCCTGGGAACCGCCTTAAGATCCTGGTGGGCATGCATGACAAGAAGCCAGCAGGACCCGGACCCGGCCCACCCGTCACCtcggcccagccccagcctggcctccacGCCCCAGGTGCCCAGTACACACCCATGCTTCCTGCCACATACCAGCCCCAACCAGATAGTGTCTACCTGGTACCCACCCCCAGCAAGACTCAGCAAGGCCTCTACCAAGCCCCTGGGCCCAGCTCGCAGTTCCAGTCTCCCCCAGCCAAGCAGACGTCTACATTCTCGAAGCAGATGCCCCATCACCCTTTTCCCAACCCAGCCCCGGACCTTtaccaggtgcccccagggcctggcagccCTGCCCAGGACATTTACCAGGTGCCGCCTTCTGCTGGAATAGGGCATGACATCTACCAGGTGCCCCCATCTATGGACGCACGCAGTTGGGAGGGGACGAAGCCACCAGCAAAG GTAGTGGTACCCACCCGTGTGGGGCAGGGATATGTGTTTGAGGCCTCCCAGCCAGAGCAGGACGAGTACGACATCCCACGCCACCTGCTAGCCCCGGGGCCACAGGACATCTACGACGTGCCCCCTGTTCGGGGGCTGCTTCCCAGCCAGTATGGCCAAGAG GTATATGACACGCCCCCCATGGCCGTCAAGGGTCCTAATGGCCGGGATCCATCACTGGACGTGTATGACGTGCCCCCCAGTGTGGAGAAAGGCCTGCCGTTGACTAACCACCATGCG GTGTATGATGTCCCTCCATCAGTGAGCAAGGACGTGCCTGATGGCCCACTGTTGCGTGAAGAGACCTATGATGTACCCCCTGCCTTTGCCAAGGCCAAGCCCTTTGACCCGACCCGCCACCCGCTGGTCCTTGCTGCACCCCCTCCGGACTCCCTGCCGGCTGAGGATGTGTATGACgtgcctccccctgctcctgacCTCTATGATGTGCCCCCTGGCTTGCGACGGCCTGGTCCCGGCGCCCTCTATGACGTGCCCCGTGAGCGTCTTCTTCCTCCTGAGGCTGCTGATGGTGGCGTGGCTGACGACAATGTGTACGCAGTGCCACCGCCAGCAGAACGAGAGGCCCCGATGGATGCGAAGCGCCTGTCGGCCTCCAGTACAGGGAGCACACGCAGCAGCCAGTCAGCCTCCTCCCTGGAGGCTGCGGTGCCGGGCCGTGAGCCCTTGGAGCTGGAGGTGGCGGTGGAGGCCCTGGCACGGCTGCAGCAGGGCGTGAGTGCCACCGTAGCCCACCTCCTGGACCTGGCAGGCAGCGTCAGCGGGTGCGGGAGCTGGCGTAGCACCTCCGAGCCTCCGGAGCCACTGCTGCAGGACCTGCgggctgctgtggctgctgtCCAGGGGGCTGTCCACGAGCTGCTGGAGTTTGCCCGCAGCGCCATAGGCAACGCTGCCCACACTTCTGACCGCACGCTACATGCGAAGCTTAGCCGACAACTGCAGAAGATGGAGGATGTGTACCAGACACTGGTGGCCCATGGTCAGGCCCTCGACAGTGGCCGGGGAGCCCCAGGGGCCACTCCCGAAGACCTGGACCGCCTGGTAGCCTGCTCACGGGCTGTGCCCGAGGATGCCAAGCAGCTGGCCTCCTTCTTGCATGGCAATGCCTCGCTGCTCTTTAGACGGACCAAGGCCCCTGGGCCAGGGCCTGAGGGAGGTGGTCCCCTGCACCCCAATCCCATTGACAAGGCCAGCAGCATCCAGTCCCggcctctgccctcaccccctaAGTTCACCTCCCAGGACTCCCCGGACGGGCAGTATGAGAACAGTGAGGGGGGCTGGATGGAGGATTACGACTATGTCCACCTGCAG GGGaaggaagagtttgagaagaccCAGAAGGAGCTGCTGGAGAAAGGCAACATCATGAGGCAGGGGAAGGGCCAGCTGGAGCTCCAGCAG CTGAAGCAGTTTGAGCGACTGGAGCAGGAAGTGTCACGGCCCATAGACCATGACCTGGCCAACTGGACCCcggcccagcccctggccccagggCGGACAGGCAGCCTGGGGCCCTCGGACCGGCAGCTGTTGCTCTTCTACCTGGAGCAGTGCGAGGCGAACCTGACCACCCTGACCAACGCGGTGGATGCCTTCTTTACCGCCGTGGCCACCAACCAGCCCCCCAAGATTTTCGTGGCACACAGCAAGTTCGTCATCCTCAGTGCCCACAAGCTGGTATTCATTGGGGACACACTGTCACGGCAGGCCAAGGCGGCCGACGTGCGCAGCCAGGTGACCCACTACAGcaacctgctgtgtgacctcctGCGTGGCATTGTTGCCACCACCAAGGCCGCTGCCTTGCAGTACCCTTCGCCTGCCGCTGCTCAGGACATGGTGGACAGGGTCAAGGAGCTAGGGCACAGCACTCAGCAGTTCCGCCGGGTCCTGGGCCAGCTGGCTGCTGCCTGA
- the BCAR1 gene encoding breast cancer anti-estrogen resistance protein 1 isoform X1 → MNYLVSAADSAGAAPESVRRRPASRRPPCLRPGRSPARSPNVLAKALYDNVAESPDELSFRKGDIMTVLERDTQGLDGWWLCSLHGRQGIVPGNRLKILVGMHDKKPAGPGPGPPVTSAQPQPGLHAPGAQYTPMLPATYQPQPDSVYLVPTPSKTQQGLYQAPGPSSQFQSPPAKQTSTFSKQMPHHPFPNPAPDLYQVPPGPGSPAQDIYQVPPSAGIGHDIYQVPPSMDARSWEGTKPPAKVVVPTRVGQGYVFEASQPEQDEYDIPRHLLAPGPQDIYDVPPVRGLLPSQYGQEVYDTPPMAVKGPNGRDPSLDVYDVPPSVEKGLPLTNHHAVYDVPPSVSKDVPDGPLLREETYDVPPAFAKAKPFDPTRHPLVLAAPPPDSLPAEDVYDVPPPAPDLYDVPPGLRRPGPGALYDVPRERLLPPEAADGGVADDNVYAVPPPAEREAPMDAKRLSASSTGSTRSSQSASSLEAAVPGREPLELEVAVEALARLQQGVSATVAHLLDLAGSVSGCGSWRSTSEPPEPLLQDLRAAVAAVQGAVHELLEFARSAIGNAAHTSDRTLHAKLSRQLQKMEDVYQTLVAHGQALDSGRGAPGATPEDLDRLVACSRAVPEDAKQLASFLHGNASLLFRRTKAPGPGPEGGGPLHPNPIDKASSIQSRPLPSPPKFTSQDSPDGQYENSEGGWMEDYDYVHLQGKEEFEKTQKELLEKGNIMRQGKGQLELQQLKQFERLEQEVSRPIDHDLANWTPAQPLAPGRTGSLGPSDRQLLLFYLEQCEANLTTLTNAVDAFFTAVATNQPPKIFVAHSKFVILSAHKLVFIGDTLSRQAKAADVRSQVTHYSNLLCDLLRGIVATTKAAALQYPSPAAAQDMVDRVKELGHSTQQFRRVLGQLAAA, encoded by the exons ATGAACTACCTGGTGAGTGCGGCGGACTCGGCCGGGGCCGCCCCGGAGTCCGTGCGCCGCCGACCGGCCTCCCGGCGACCGCCCTGCCTGCGCCCGGGGCGGTCCCCAGCGAGGAGTCCA AATGTGCTGGCCAAAGCCCTCTATGACAACGTGGCTGAGTCCCCGGATGAGCTCTCCTTCCGCAAGGGTGACATCATGACAGTGCTGGAGCGGGACACACAGGGCCTGGATGGCTGGTGGCTCTGCTCACTGCATGGGCGCCAAGGCATTGTGCCTGGGAACCGCCTTAAGATCCTGGTGGGCATGCATGACAAGAAGCCAGCAGGACCCGGACCCGGCCCACCCGTCACCtcggcccagccccagcctggcctccacGCCCCAGGTGCCCAGTACACACCCATGCTTCCTGCCACATACCAGCCCCAACCAGATAGTGTCTACCTGGTACCCACCCCCAGCAAGACTCAGCAAGGCCTCTACCAAGCCCCTGGGCCCAGCTCGCAGTTCCAGTCTCCCCCAGCCAAGCAGACGTCTACATTCTCGAAGCAGATGCCCCATCACCCTTTTCCCAACCCAGCCCCGGACCTTtaccaggtgcccccagggcctggcagccCTGCCCAGGACATTTACCAGGTGCCGCCTTCTGCTGGAATAGGGCATGACATCTACCAGGTGCCCCCATCTATGGACGCACGCAGTTGGGAGGGGACGAAGCCACCAGCAAAG GTAGTGGTACCCACCCGTGTGGGGCAGGGATATGTGTTTGAGGCCTCCCAGCCAGAGCAGGACGAGTACGACATCCCACGCCACCTGCTAGCCCCGGGGCCACAGGACATCTACGACGTGCCCCCTGTTCGGGGGCTGCTTCCCAGCCAGTATGGCCAAGAG GTATATGACACGCCCCCCATGGCCGTCAAGGGTCCTAATGGCCGGGATCCATCACTGGACGTGTATGACGTGCCCCCCAGTGTGGAGAAAGGCCTGCCGTTGACTAACCACCATGCG GTGTATGATGTCCCTCCATCAGTGAGCAAGGACGTGCCTGATGGCCCACTGTTGCGTGAAGAGACCTATGATGTACCCCCTGCCTTTGCCAAGGCCAAGCCCTTTGACCCGACCCGCCACCCGCTGGTCCTTGCTGCACCCCCTCCGGACTCCCTGCCGGCTGAGGATGTGTATGACgtgcctccccctgctcctgacCTCTATGATGTGCCCCCTGGCTTGCGACGGCCTGGTCCCGGCGCCCTCTATGACGTGCCCCGTGAGCGTCTTCTTCCTCCTGAGGCTGCTGATGGTGGCGTGGCTGACGACAATGTGTACGCAGTGCCACCGCCAGCAGAACGAGAGGCCCCGATGGATGCGAAGCGCCTGTCGGCCTCCAGTACAGGGAGCACACGCAGCAGCCAGTCAGCCTCCTCCCTGGAGGCTGCGGTGCCGGGCCGTGAGCCCTTGGAGCTGGAGGTGGCGGTGGAGGCCCTGGCACGGCTGCAGCAGGGCGTGAGTGCCACCGTAGCCCACCTCCTGGACCTGGCAGGCAGCGTCAGCGGGTGCGGGAGCTGGCGTAGCACCTCCGAGCCTCCGGAGCCACTGCTGCAGGACCTGCgggctgctgtggctgctgtCCAGGGGGCTGTCCACGAGCTGCTGGAGTTTGCCCGCAGCGCCATAGGCAACGCTGCCCACACTTCTGACCGCACGCTACATGCGAAGCTTAGCCGACAACTGCAGAAGATGGAGGATGTGTACCAGACACTGGTGGCCCATGGTCAGGCCCTCGACAGTGGCCGGGGAGCCCCAGGGGCCACTCCCGAAGACCTGGACCGCCTGGTAGCCTGCTCACGGGCTGTGCCCGAGGATGCCAAGCAGCTGGCCTCCTTCTTGCATGGCAATGCCTCGCTGCTCTTTAGACGGACCAAGGCCCCTGGGCCAGGGCCTGAGGGAGGTGGTCCCCTGCACCCCAATCCCATTGACAAGGCCAGCAGCATCCAGTCCCggcctctgccctcaccccctaAGTTCACCTCCCAGGACTCCCCGGACGGGCAGTATGAGAACAGTGAGGGGGGCTGGATGGAGGATTACGACTATGTCCACCTGCAG GGGaaggaagagtttgagaagaccCAGAAGGAGCTGCTGGAGAAAGGCAACATCATGAGGCAGGGGAAGGGCCAGCTGGAGCTCCAGCAG CTGAAGCAGTTTGAGCGACTGGAGCAGGAAGTGTCACGGCCCATAGACCATGACCTGGCCAACTGGACCCcggcccagcccctggccccagggCGGACAGGCAGCCTGGGGCCCTCGGACCGGCAGCTGTTGCTCTTCTACCTGGAGCAGTGCGAGGCGAACCTGACCACCCTGACCAACGCGGTGGATGCCTTCTTTACCGCCGTGGCCACCAACCAGCCCCCCAAGATTTTCGTGGCACACAGCAAGTTCGTCATCCTCAGTGCCCACAAGCTGGTATTCATTGGGGACACACTGTCACGGCAGGCCAAGGCGGCCGACGTGCGCAGCCAGGTGACCCACTACAGcaacctgctgtgtgacctcctGCGTGGCATTGTTGCCACCACCAAGGCCGCTGCCTTGCAGTACCCTTCGCCTGCCGCTGCTCAGGACATGGTGGACAGGGTCAAGGAGCTAGGGCACAGCACTCAGCAGTTCCGCCGGGTCCTGGGCCAGCTGGCTGCTGCCTGA
- the BCAR1 gene encoding breast cancer anti-estrogen resistance protein 1 isoform X2, producing the protein MFLILLGPETHPPVSHILSQNVLAKALYDNVAESPDELSFRKGDIMTVLERDTQGLDGWWLCSLHGRQGIVPGNRLKILVGMHDKKPAGPGPGPPVTSAQPQPGLHAPGAQYTPMLPATYQPQPDSVYLVPTPSKTQQGLYQAPGPSSQFQSPPAKQTSTFSKQMPHHPFPNPAPDLYQVPPGPGSPAQDIYQVPPSAGIGHDIYQVPPSMDARSWEGTKPPAKVVVPTRVGQGYVFEASQPEQDEYDIPRHLLAPGPQDIYDVPPVRGLLPSQYGQEVYDTPPMAVKGPNGRDPSLDVYDVPPSVEKGLPLTNHHAVYDVPPSVSKDVPDGPLLREETYDVPPAFAKAKPFDPTRHPLVLAAPPPDSLPAEDVYDVPPPAPDLYDVPPGLRRPGPGALYDVPRERLLPPEAADGGVADDNVYAVPPPAEREAPMDAKRLSASSTGSTRSSQSASSLEAAVPGREPLELEVAVEALARLQQGVSATVAHLLDLAGSVSGCGSWRSTSEPPEPLLQDLRAAVAAVQGAVHELLEFARSAIGNAAHTSDRTLHAKLSRQLQKMEDVYQTLVAHGQALDSGRGAPGATPEDLDRLVACSRAVPEDAKQLASFLHGNASLLFRRTKAPGPGPEGGGPLHPNPIDKASSIQSRPLPSPPKFTSQDSPDGQYENSEGGWMEDYDYVHLQGKEEFEKTQKELLEKGNIMRQGKGQLELQQLKQFERLEQEVSRPIDHDLANWTPAQPLAPGRTGSLGPSDRQLLLFYLEQCEANLTTLTNAVDAFFTAVATNQPPKIFVAHSKFVILSAHKLVFIGDTLSRQAKAADVRSQVTHYSNLLCDLLRGIVATTKAAALQYPSPAAAQDMVDRVKELGHSTQQFRRVLGQLAAA; encoded by the exons ATGTTCCTCATCCTTCTGGGCCCGGAGACCCATCCTCCTGTGTCCCATATCCTTTCCCAG AATGTGCTGGCCAAAGCCCTCTATGACAACGTGGCTGAGTCCCCGGATGAGCTCTCCTTCCGCAAGGGTGACATCATGACAGTGCTGGAGCGGGACACACAGGGCCTGGATGGCTGGTGGCTCTGCTCACTGCATGGGCGCCAAGGCATTGTGCCTGGGAACCGCCTTAAGATCCTGGTGGGCATGCATGACAAGAAGCCAGCAGGACCCGGACCCGGCCCACCCGTCACCtcggcccagccccagcctggcctccacGCCCCAGGTGCCCAGTACACACCCATGCTTCCTGCCACATACCAGCCCCAACCAGATAGTGTCTACCTGGTACCCACCCCCAGCAAGACTCAGCAAGGCCTCTACCAAGCCCCTGGGCCCAGCTCGCAGTTCCAGTCTCCCCCAGCCAAGCAGACGTCTACATTCTCGAAGCAGATGCCCCATCACCCTTTTCCCAACCCAGCCCCGGACCTTtaccaggtgcccccagggcctggcagccCTGCCCAGGACATTTACCAGGTGCCGCCTTCTGCTGGAATAGGGCATGACATCTACCAGGTGCCCCCATCTATGGACGCACGCAGTTGGGAGGGGACGAAGCCACCAGCAAAG GTAGTGGTACCCACCCGTGTGGGGCAGGGATATGTGTTTGAGGCCTCCCAGCCAGAGCAGGACGAGTACGACATCCCACGCCACCTGCTAGCCCCGGGGCCACAGGACATCTACGACGTGCCCCCTGTTCGGGGGCTGCTTCCCAGCCAGTATGGCCAAGAG GTATATGACACGCCCCCCATGGCCGTCAAGGGTCCTAATGGCCGGGATCCATCACTGGACGTGTATGACGTGCCCCCCAGTGTGGAGAAAGGCCTGCCGTTGACTAACCACCATGCG GTGTATGATGTCCCTCCATCAGTGAGCAAGGACGTGCCTGATGGCCCACTGTTGCGTGAAGAGACCTATGATGTACCCCCTGCCTTTGCCAAGGCCAAGCCCTTTGACCCGACCCGCCACCCGCTGGTCCTTGCTGCACCCCCTCCGGACTCCCTGCCGGCTGAGGATGTGTATGACgtgcctccccctgctcctgacCTCTATGATGTGCCCCCTGGCTTGCGACGGCCTGGTCCCGGCGCCCTCTATGACGTGCCCCGTGAGCGTCTTCTTCCTCCTGAGGCTGCTGATGGTGGCGTGGCTGACGACAATGTGTACGCAGTGCCACCGCCAGCAGAACGAGAGGCCCCGATGGATGCGAAGCGCCTGTCGGCCTCCAGTACAGGGAGCACACGCAGCAGCCAGTCAGCCTCCTCCCTGGAGGCTGCGGTGCCGGGCCGTGAGCCCTTGGAGCTGGAGGTGGCGGTGGAGGCCCTGGCACGGCTGCAGCAGGGCGTGAGTGCCACCGTAGCCCACCTCCTGGACCTGGCAGGCAGCGTCAGCGGGTGCGGGAGCTGGCGTAGCACCTCCGAGCCTCCGGAGCCACTGCTGCAGGACCTGCgggctgctgtggctgctgtCCAGGGGGCTGTCCACGAGCTGCTGGAGTTTGCCCGCAGCGCCATAGGCAACGCTGCCCACACTTCTGACCGCACGCTACATGCGAAGCTTAGCCGACAACTGCAGAAGATGGAGGATGTGTACCAGACACTGGTGGCCCATGGTCAGGCCCTCGACAGTGGCCGGGGAGCCCCAGGGGCCACTCCCGAAGACCTGGACCGCCTGGTAGCCTGCTCACGGGCTGTGCCCGAGGATGCCAAGCAGCTGGCCTCCTTCTTGCATGGCAATGCCTCGCTGCTCTTTAGACGGACCAAGGCCCCTGGGCCAGGGCCTGAGGGAGGTGGTCCCCTGCACCCCAATCCCATTGACAAGGCCAGCAGCATCCAGTCCCggcctctgccctcaccccctaAGTTCACCTCCCAGGACTCCCCGGACGGGCAGTATGAGAACAGTGAGGGGGGCTGGATGGAGGATTACGACTATGTCCACCTGCAG GGGaaggaagagtttgagaagaccCAGAAGGAGCTGCTGGAGAAAGGCAACATCATGAGGCAGGGGAAGGGCCAGCTGGAGCTCCAGCAG CTGAAGCAGTTTGAGCGACTGGAGCAGGAAGTGTCACGGCCCATAGACCATGACCTGGCCAACTGGACCCcggcccagcccctggccccagggCGGACAGGCAGCCTGGGGCCCTCGGACCGGCAGCTGTTGCTCTTCTACCTGGAGCAGTGCGAGGCGAACCTGACCACCCTGACCAACGCGGTGGATGCCTTCTTTACCGCCGTGGCCACCAACCAGCCCCCCAAGATTTTCGTGGCACACAGCAAGTTCGTCATCCTCAGTGCCCACAAGCTGGTATTCATTGGGGACACACTGTCACGGCAGGCCAAGGCGGCCGACGTGCGCAGCCAGGTGACCCACTACAGcaacctgctgtgtgacctcctGCGTGGCATTGTTGCCACCACCAAGGCCGCTGCCTTGCAGTACCCTTCGCCTGCCGCTGCTCAGGACATGGTGGACAGGGTCAAGGAGCTAGGGCACAGCACTCAGCAGTTCCGCCGGGTCCTGGGCCAGCTGGCTGCTGCCTGA
- the BCAR1 gene encoding breast cancer anti-estrogen resistance protein 1 isoform X3: protein MSVPNVLAKALYDNVAESPDELSFRKGDIMTVLERDTQGLDGWWLCSLHGRQGIVPGNRLKILVGMHDKKPAGPGPGPPVTSAQPQPGLHAPGAQYTPMLPATYQPQPDSVYLVPTPSKTQQGLYQAPGPSSQFQSPPAKQTSTFSKQMPHHPFPNPAPDLYQVPPGPGSPAQDIYQVPPSAGIGHDIYQVPPSMDARSWEGTKPPAKVVVPTRVGQGYVFEASQPEQDEYDIPRHLLAPGPQDIYDVPPVRGLLPSQYGQEVYDTPPMAVKGPNGRDPSLDVYDVPPSVEKGLPLTNHHAVYDVPPSVSKDVPDGPLLREETYDVPPAFAKAKPFDPTRHPLVLAAPPPDSLPAEDVYDVPPPAPDLYDVPPGLRRPGPGALYDVPRERLLPPEAADGGVADDNVYAVPPPAEREAPMDAKRLSASSTGSTRSSQSASSLEAAVPGREPLELEVAVEALARLQQGVSATVAHLLDLAGSVSGCGSWRSTSEPPEPLLQDLRAAVAAVQGAVHELLEFARSAIGNAAHTSDRTLHAKLSRQLQKMEDVYQTLVAHGQALDSGRGAPGATPEDLDRLVACSRAVPEDAKQLASFLHGNASLLFRRTKAPGPGPEGGGPLHPNPIDKASSIQSRPLPSPPKFTSQDSPDGQYENSEGGWMEDYDYVHLQGKEEFEKTQKELLEKGNIMRQGKGQLELQQLKQFERLEQEVSRPIDHDLANWTPAQPLAPGRTGSLGPSDRQLLLFYLEQCEANLTTLTNAVDAFFTAVATNQPPKIFVAHSKFVILSAHKLVFIGDTLSRQAKAADVRSQVTHYSNLLCDLLRGIVATTKAAALQYPSPAAAQDMVDRVKELGHSTQQFRRVLGQLAAA, encoded by the exons AATGTGCTGGCCAAAGCCCTCTATGACAACGTGGCTGAGTCCCCGGATGAGCTCTCCTTCCGCAAGGGTGACATCATGACAGTGCTGGAGCGGGACACACAGGGCCTGGATGGCTGGTGGCTCTGCTCACTGCATGGGCGCCAAGGCATTGTGCCTGGGAACCGCCTTAAGATCCTGGTGGGCATGCATGACAAGAAGCCAGCAGGACCCGGACCCGGCCCACCCGTCACCtcggcccagccccagcctggcctccacGCCCCAGGTGCCCAGTACACACCCATGCTTCCTGCCACATACCAGCCCCAACCAGATAGTGTCTACCTGGTACCCACCCCCAGCAAGACTCAGCAAGGCCTCTACCAAGCCCCTGGGCCCAGCTCGCAGTTCCAGTCTCCCCCAGCCAAGCAGACGTCTACATTCTCGAAGCAGATGCCCCATCACCCTTTTCCCAACCCAGCCCCGGACCTTtaccaggtgcccccagggcctggcagccCTGCCCAGGACATTTACCAGGTGCCGCCTTCTGCTGGAATAGGGCATGACATCTACCAGGTGCCCCCATCTATGGACGCACGCAGTTGGGAGGGGACGAAGCCACCAGCAAAG GTAGTGGTACCCACCCGTGTGGGGCAGGGATATGTGTTTGAGGCCTCCCAGCCAGAGCAGGACGAGTACGACATCCCACGCCACCTGCTAGCCCCGGGGCCACAGGACATCTACGACGTGCCCCCTGTTCGGGGGCTGCTTCCCAGCCAGTATGGCCAAGAG GTATATGACACGCCCCCCATGGCCGTCAAGGGTCCTAATGGCCGGGATCCATCACTGGACGTGTATGACGTGCCCCCCAGTGTGGAGAAAGGCCTGCCGTTGACTAACCACCATGCG GTGTATGATGTCCCTCCATCAGTGAGCAAGGACGTGCCTGATGGCCCACTGTTGCGTGAAGAGACCTATGATGTACCCCCTGCCTTTGCCAAGGCCAAGCCCTTTGACCCGACCCGCCACCCGCTGGTCCTTGCTGCACCCCCTCCGGACTCCCTGCCGGCTGAGGATGTGTATGACgtgcctccccctgctcctgacCTCTATGATGTGCCCCCTGGCTTGCGACGGCCTGGTCCCGGCGCCCTCTATGACGTGCCCCGTGAGCGTCTTCTTCCTCCTGAGGCTGCTGATGGTGGCGTGGCTGACGACAATGTGTACGCAGTGCCACCGCCAGCAGAACGAGAGGCCCCGATGGATGCGAAGCGCCTGTCGGCCTCCAGTACAGGGAGCACACGCAGCAGCCAGTCAGCCTCCTCCCTGGAGGCTGCGGTGCCGGGCCGTGAGCCCTTGGAGCTGGAGGTGGCGGTGGAGGCCCTGGCACGGCTGCAGCAGGGCGTGAGTGCCACCGTAGCCCACCTCCTGGACCTGGCAGGCAGCGTCAGCGGGTGCGGGAGCTGGCGTAGCACCTCCGAGCCTCCGGAGCCACTGCTGCAGGACCTGCgggctgctgtggctgctgtCCAGGGGGCTGTCCACGAGCTGCTGGAGTTTGCCCGCAGCGCCATAGGCAACGCTGCCCACACTTCTGACCGCACGCTACATGCGAAGCTTAGCCGACAACTGCAGAAGATGGAGGATGTGTACCAGACACTGGTGGCCCATGGTCAGGCCCTCGACAGTGGCCGGGGAGCCCCAGGGGCCACTCCCGAAGACCTGGACCGCCTGGTAGCCTGCTCACGGGCTGTGCCCGAGGATGCCAAGCAGCTGGCCTCCTTCTTGCATGGCAATGCCTCGCTGCTCTTTAGACGGACCAAGGCCCCTGGGCCAGGGCCTGAGGGAGGTGGTCCCCTGCACCCCAATCCCATTGACAAGGCCAGCAGCATCCAGTCCCggcctctgccctcaccccctaAGTTCACCTCCCAGGACTCCCCGGACGGGCAGTATGAGAACAGTGAGGGGGGCTGGATGGAGGATTACGACTATGTCCACCTGCAG GGGaaggaagagtttgagaagaccCAGAAGGAGCTGCTGGAGAAAGGCAACATCATGAGGCAGGGGAAGGGCCAGCTGGAGCTCCAGCAG CTGAAGCAGTTTGAGCGACTGGAGCAGGAAGTGTCACGGCCCATAGACCATGACCTGGCCAACTGGACCCcggcccagcccctggccccagggCGGACAGGCAGCCTGGGGCCCTCGGACCGGCAGCTGTTGCTCTTCTACCTGGAGCAGTGCGAGGCGAACCTGACCACCCTGACCAACGCGGTGGATGCCTTCTTTACCGCCGTGGCCACCAACCAGCCCCCCAAGATTTTCGTGGCACACAGCAAGTTCGTCATCCTCAGTGCCCACAAGCTGGTATTCATTGGGGACACACTGTCACGGCAGGCCAAGGCGGCCGACGTGCGCAGCCAGGTGACCCACTACAGcaacctgctgtgtgacctcctGCGTGGCATTGTTGCCACCACCAAGGCCGCTGCCTTGCAGTACCCTTCGCCTGCCGCTGCTCAGGACATGGTGGACAGGGTCAAGGAGCTAGGGCACAGCACTCAGCAGTTCCGCCGGGTCCTGGGCCAGCTGGCTGCTGCCTGA